Part of the Actinomycetota bacterium genome is shown below.
ATCCCGAGACCCACGGGGAGACCAGCTCGAGCAATGCCCGCAGCACCTCGGGCTCGTCCAAGGGCTCACCGGCAGTGGGCTCCCAGTGCAGCTCCAGGGGCCGCAGCGCAGGAGCCGGTGCCTGCATCTCGTGCGCCTTGTAGGTGGCCAGGGGGTAGACCGGCTCCCATGCCTCGAGGCGCAAGGCCAGCTCCAGGACCTCGGCGTGTGCCTCCGGCCTGCCGGTCAGCTCCTCGCCCCGCAGCACCCGCTCGGCCGCCAGCACCCCGGCGACCTGGGGCGAGGGCGCCCAGGCCACCAGCTCGTCAAAGGAGTGGGTGGAGGCGGCCACCTCGGTGAGGGGGCCGAATGCGAACCGTCCGGCGGCCGGGGTGAGCACGGCAGCCGCATAGCGGGCGGGAGCTTCCAGGGCCACCCGGTAGTCGATGTGCTCGGCGATCGGCCACAGCTGCTTGCCCCGCTCATAGGCCTCCCGGCAGCGCACCGCCAACTCCACCAGCTCGTCCCAGGCCCGGCGGTCGCACAGGCCGTCGACGCGGCGCAGCAGCGGGTTGGGCTGGGCCGACTCCAGGAGGTCGTCGAGCGACGCGGTTCCCGGAAGGTCCGCATCCATCATCGTCGCCAGGCTACCAGCGTGCCCCCGGCGCCCTGACGCACGGCCTGCTCGACGGCGCACTGACCGGCGGAGCCAGCGAAATCCCGTTGCCCGTCTCCCCCGTACTACCGGCATCAGCGGGCACCAGAGCCCGGCCGGATCAAGGAAGGAAGGTCACGATGACGCTGCGCGCGGGTTCGAAGGGGAGAAGCCGGTGGCTGGTAGGCGGGTGCCTGGGGGCCGCCGCGGTGCTGGCCCTGGCGGCGTGCGGGAAGAAGACCACGGGGGCGACCGGGTCCGCCTCCTCCTCCAACCCCGACGCCGACATCACCGTGATGGCCACCAACGTCCCCGGGGTCGGGACCGTGCTGGTGAACGGCAACGGCAGGACCCTGTACATCCTCACATCGGAGGCGGGCGGCAAGGTCACCTGCACCGACGCAAACAACTGCACCAAGGCCTGGCCCGACACCGAGCTGCCCTCCGGTAT
Proteins encoded:
- a CDS encoding DUF6183 family protein, with translation MMDADLPGTASLDDLLESAQPNPLLRRVDGLCDRRAWDELVELAVRCREAYERGKQLWPIAEHIDYRVALEAPARYAAAVLTPAAGRFAFGPLTEVAASTHSFDELVAWAPSPQVAGVLAAERVLRGEELTGRPEAHAEVLELALRLEAWEPVYPLATYKAHEMQAPAPALRPLELHWEPTAGEPLDEPEVLRALLELVSPWVSGSSGRAEASVVEGSAPAAVGALGVASVAAGEIEVSEALALMGWAAASGGAYGRRRGAAAGRSAAWWSAAVLCDLDWPVHPDVLGAELARLRWYRWEPPDLTGGWNLHLAVEDPEQGWAAAIRAEDRAG